The Apus apus isolate bApuApu2 chromosome 1, bApuApu2.pri.cur, whole genome shotgun sequence nucleotide sequence AacttcttttaaatacagataGTAAAAAGGGTTTATAAAATAAAGTCACAGAAGCAAAAAGGTAAAAcactttttctaaaaaaaaagacaaaaaaaaaaagacaaaaaaaagacaaaaaaaaaagaccaaaaaaaagacaaaaaaaaaaagacaaaaaaagactgGTTTCTTGGAAGTTCTGCTTCTTAAGCTCTCTCAAAAAAGTTCACCAAGCACATAgaaaacctagaaaaaaaagatgctgtcAGTGGTGATGCACACTGGGATCCACTGGCAAAGAAAAACTAGATATAAAGCATTCAGTTGTGGAGATTACATGGCCACTGCTAAAAGAATGCCCTctaatgcataaaaataaattattttcaaatgtgtttccATGGCAAAAGCAGCCACCTGGCATGCAGCTCAGTACTTGGAAATGCTGTGTCAAGGAATGTAGGCTAAGTTAATAGAAGTCAGTCACCATTCCCCTGCCCATATTACAACTCAGTAGACTTTGAAGAAAGTGTGCCGGAGATGTAATTTTCCACAATTTTATAAGCATCCACATCAAGATGCTTCACTCCAGGCTAGCAAGGGATGCTGTACATGACTAGAGTATTACTTACAGAATTTACGACATAGAATGACGGTTGCAACTTCACACACTGCAAGCACTGCAAGTCCCACGTGTGCATATTCACCATAACATATATTTCCATGAATGCTTAATTAGCACTATCACACAGAAAAACACTTCCGGCATTACACCTCACATTCTCACAcctattttttaaacagaagcgtggtatttttttacatatggAAAGAGGCTctcaatttctgtttttcaagagTGTACAGGAGCAAAAAGCAGAGTGATCTGTAgtaggaaaatgtattttcaaaatatttcatattccTCCCTGCATTGCAATGATTTAATAACTGCCTtgattaaaaactaaacaacaacaaacaaaaaccccacaaaaaaccccaaacaaaaaaacaaataaaaccaacaaaaagaaCCTCTGCTGTTTTTAAAGACTAATTTAGTATGCATATATTCCACAGAGAAACAATATCATAGAAAAATGTGAATCAGTGCCTGTCTGCCAAAGCCTTTGAACGAATATCAGACACCTTTCTGGAAGTCATGCTGTGATTAAACTAACCTCAGCAGAAGGGCACTCATTCCATCCGGTATTTTTCAGTAGAGGTCAGACTGAAGGAGCTTATGATCTATTTTAGCCTTCAAAATCTATGAGTGGGGAGTTACTAATCAAGATTTGGAAGtctgaaaatcagtatttaattaaaatagaatcacttaggttggaaaagaccttcaagataatcaagtccaaccattaaccctactctaccaagtccagcactaacCTATAGACCCAAGCcccacatctagatgactttaGACACATCCAGGGATtatgactcaaccacctccctggacagcatgttccagtgtctgacaaacctttcagtgaaaaagttcttcctaatgtttactctaaacctcccctggcacaacttgaggccctttcctcttgttccatcaccagttacttgtgagaagagaccagcacctatCTCTTTACTACCTCCTTTATACTACTTCGCTTCACTTGAATTGAATCACAAAGATGTATTCTTCTAAGTGTCCAACAGCTGGAGGTATTTCATGATGAGACTGTTTTAATGTATGTCAACAGAGCCTTTCCCAGATCACTTGATGTGCCATCTCAGTTGGCAGGACAAGGCTTGGAAAAGATAAAAGTTATTCCTAAACTTCAgtcttgaaagagaaaacatgttAGTTTGAATAATAGCAGATAACATTctaattactttaaaaagggtatttttaaagttttgctttttattttttgcttttagaaagaCTATACTGGTACTTTCCACTGAAGATCTAGATTGAATTTGTTTTGGTAAATAACTAGGAAGAGACAGAGCTAAGGCATGGAGTAATGACCGTAACAGGCTTCAGGGGATTATAACTGTTCAAAATCCCAAAGATATTTGAATTAGGAGcctaagcttttatttttttctattttggaGGTTTATGCAATTCTATCACTTTGAGAAATACTGACTCAGGTTCTTGAAATAAATATCTTCAAGGCAGTGAAGTTCAGATATACACTTATTTCTGAAAATCCCAAGGAAATGTTCAATGTATCATTGATCGTTTTAAACACCTGCTTTGTTGTGACAGGATGCAAAGCCATGCTCAAATGGCAAGTCCTAGATCAGAGCTCTTTGACAGTCACCAGTCCTCTCAACAACTCAATGCCTTCAGCACGTCTGTGTGCAGCCATGAAAACCAGGACCGAAGAATTTTGGCCAAAGCCACATAAGCATTTACCCACAGACTAAAAAACTAAACTGAGGAATGGCTCACATGTTcacacttctgaaaacaaagtaGCCTATGAAATTCACTTTGAGATGAAATCAGCTAACTAGGTCGAGCTATGTCAGCTAGCATTTTAAAGTATCTCACGGTCAACTATTAGAGCCACTTCAAACATACACAAAGTACTTTGGAGAAGCAAGAACATAAAATGCAAGGAGTAACtagcagagagaagaaaacttgAAGTTTCTCCAGTCACCTAAGATTAGTGGTGGGAAAAATAGGCATaaggaacagaaatgaaacTTAGAATATGCTGGTTTGACCTCTTTTTATATGCCTCCCATGCCTTTTCTATACTTTCACCAGGCCAAAAGCAGCATACCTGCTGATAACAGCCAGTTGTTTCATGAGAGTTACAGATTGTTTCATTTAATGATTGTGTAATAGAATCAGATAATAACAGTATGAAATCCAGCGTGCATGTTTTAAAAGGTGAAAATTCAGTTTAGCTCAGTAATACATtcaattaatactttttttctcctattagTAAGTAAGCTAAAAAGTAGACAAGCTGAAAGTAAGCTAACCTTTTATATTTTCCAGCTGTACAACAGATACAACATACTTCTCTAACACACAGCCTGGAGAAATGCAAGAGCCATTTGACAAGGACCACTCCAACACACTTTCACTGAGTTGGCAGTCAGATTCTGACTGAAGCTGGTAAGGCAGATTTCCCAGATTGAGTACACACCCCACCCAGATGCACAGATGGTATTTGTgggagcaaaggaaaataaaatgtaggtttaaaataaatgcaagaaaaacacagaataatATTGAATCATTCTAGGTATTTCTAAGGGTTTCTGTTTATCTTTTCTACTTCTCCGCACATAGTGAGTGTATGTTTAGGGCTTTGAAACCACTGAGCAAATGGAAGGGATTTAAAACtagttttgtttcaaatgtAAGATCACAAGAAATAAAGACAGGCTCCAGGTATTTCCCTTCAGAATGAGATTTCTGTACAGACATTTGATGCAAAAGGAGTTAAAATGCtcttccagcagatgtctgaCAATGACAGCTAGGCTTGTGAGAAGAGCCTTTTTGATGCTAAAGGAAAGGACTTGCTCTGCTGCTAAATTTCAAATAGGTCCCTCTGCATGGTGGCTACTTTTCCCAGtgtttaaaatggaaagaaaaacagctggaaagaagACCCAAGCTACAAAGAAGTGAGAGAAACACAGCTTTAGATGCTGGTGTCACGATATAAGCACACAAGTGTAGTCACAGACTGATCAATCAGATTTGGCAGTTTGACTCTAGCAGCGATCAGTTTGGGCCACAGCTCAAGCTTGCAGTCTCCGTCCATCACTACTCCTTCTCAAGGTAGAAGGAGCTGATGGCCAACCATTCATTGTGATAATGATACTGTCCAAGGTAGCCAGGTCTCAAGATCCCATGAAAAGCTAGtagagaaaaaaggaatagcAGGAAAACAACACAGGTAGAAATGGGgagaaagatggaagaaaaaggaaagcccATGCTTCCCCTTGGGAGTCCCTTGCAACACAGCAGAGTTTATGTGTGCTTACTTGGCCATGTCAGGAACTGAAGCAGCTCTGTGTTCTACTTTTAATCCTCCTCTCTTAACCATCCTCGTGGAGGAACCAACTTCTCATTCTTTCGCTCCTTAGCTTTCCTTTCTGGTAAACCAATGTTAGCTTCTTGATTTCAAGAGTCACCCTTCTCTTCATTAGTAGACATGACTTAAGCACTATCCCTGAATTGCAAtaaaaatctcccttctttGGATTAAAGCAGTCTGTCTGCACCCTTCCTGGCTTCTCCTGCTACCCTTCCTCTTAGTTATAGCCTAATGTAACACTGCAAGGACATCCAGTGGCCCATCTCACAACTGTGAGTAGATAGGTAGGTCCTCCTGTGATGTGCCTTGCATTGGTACTACACCCACTTTTCaccaagcaaacagaaaagcaaaccttTTGGCAtacagaggcagcagagagatCTCTCCAGACCCTCTCTGGGATACCCGttagcagcacagctgctggggtAGAAAAGTAAAACAATCATGTTGCACTCGCACTTTGCCATTTAAAACTTACCAATGACTAGCACACTGGATATATAAAGACTCTTCTGGGTCGCTTACTTTCTTGAAATCTTGCAGTATTATTTGAGCtacaaaaatgaacaaacaaaaaaaaccaacaggaagattctttaaagaaaatatttcaaactaaCACatcaaggaaaaggaaagagcaaaatTATCTATCAGCAACATATTTATGACAGTATGACATACAAACTAATTATATaatcacattttaattatttgatacatacatttaaaagtgtcagtcattttttgctgaatttattcaaaaaattaaaaaactacTTCTACAAAGGGTCAGTCACAAATCTGTGTTTGGAGTAACTTTCATCAGTGTCACTAAATAGGTTTTAgtcaaaatacttttcttcttttgaatatATTCAGCTGAGAGAAATGGAGCTGCAATGCCTTGGGTTTTTTAAACCTATCTAAAGTGGATTATACAAATAACAATTTCATCAAAGATTTTTTACAACAAGCCTACCATTGTTGGTTAGATCTTATTATTAAGGTAAGCATTCTTCAAAGAACTGTATGATTGGAATCTCTTCTGATACATAGTGACATGCTATTTGCTGGCTGCAGTGAGAAgagttaaaatgaaaacaaaaatacaaacatgcttttttttcctcttgtctttaTTGATTTAGACTTCAAAGCTATGGCCAAAAATAGTGCATCTGTAGAAAATTACCCCACATGCTATCAATACAGCATCATCACATGTTTAGAATCATAAGCACTTGGCAAATCACAAGGGGAAGATTCAATATATGTTGGCAATGCAGCACGTGAATAGGGAATACAGGGAGAAGgaatgcttttttcctccaaaaagaaatatttctgaacagGTAGTAAAAGCCTCTCTTAAAAAACGAATTCCAGTCACCACAGAAGACTCATTCAAGATATCAGCTGGAAACTGAGTGGAATGGTACACAGAAGCTACGACTCTGCTACAGGTACAAAGACGTCTTCAGCACTTTGTATGCCATGGATATAGTCACTGCATACCCAACTGCCCAAGACAAACCTCTGCcgggctggggaagagggatCAAGTATGCAAAAGTGTGAATGATCCTTGCCCCAGTGAAGATCCTGAAATGAAGCAAGGCTGTGGACAGCTCAGGGCTGCTAAGAGCATACAGCAGTCCAATGCCGAGAAATGGGACAATATTTTCAAGGTCGTTCAGGTGGCCCCTGGGGAAAGAAGCAAAGTTGTTCTTCAGTGTTACATTTTCTTGAATAAACCACTTCAAACctcattatttttcagaatctTTGGAGTATGCTACTGGTAAGGCCTTAAAGGTTGGCTTCCTTTGCAGTGGGGAATTCATTCAGCTACTGAAACAACTTTGGCATCTTCACCTGACATCATTCTGATCTCTCTTTCTACACCCCACATTTTTAAGCTTCTGATCTTCTGTTTGAAAACTCTTAGTTTTTCTCCAGGACTTTGGCAATATCAGGAACTCACCTGAGGTGTATAAGTGCACCTGAGCGTGCAAGAATGCAAGGAAAGGTGGGCAAGATGACAGCTGGAATTTTTCTTATAGCCTCTCTCAACAGAGTAGCTATTAACTGCATGAGTGTGACTTCAACTACTAGACTTCATGGCCCAGCCTGTCTATTCCAATCGTACAAATTCAGTTCGTAGTCACcataaagaaaatctgaaacatcctataaatgaaataatctttaaaatcttcatgaagttcaatCATATtgaataattatatttttgagCATCTAACACGTGTGACAGTTAcacttttcattaattttcttcactacTAAGCATAAAGTAGttgaaaaatgtttgaaattttgaaaaatgtgttgagACTGAACTCTAGATCTTGGAAGTATTCTTTTAGGCCTCTTCCTAAACCTTCTTTGATCCCTTTTCCTCTTTAGAGTAATTATGCTTACAGTCAGATTTACTGATTAAAACAACCTCTAAGTCTTACTAATTTTATCAAATTTCACAGCCAACTGGAATCAGAACATGGTGCTGTTTTGGAGTTGCTTTCTGAACTCATTTATCCTTACAAGGAAACATCTTTCAGGTTGGtgttctttgttgtgttttttttttccactcaaagaagtacactgaagaaaataatgccTTTTCTATACTTACAAACAGAATAAATTCCAGTCCTTTATACACAGGAGAAGCCATGCTAAATCTGTGTGGCATTATCTGTTGCCATGAAgcttacaaaagaaaatacagtaaattcCACTAAGAAATGCtgttgggaggaaaaaaagagatgccACAACACCAGTGGAGTAACTACAACCAAGCTGAATTACTAGGACTGGGGATGTCTGAACTCTGCAAATTATCAACACAGAATTTGTtaatacagtgttttaaaaatctaatcTGTGTAAATGACTCTGTGAGGTGGTTGTCACTTCTCTAACAACAATTTAAGTTAAAAAGGCATCTCATTGTAAAAGTCGTATTGACTTAGCTGTCCTCTTAGAATTACAGATAGGTACTTCTCACCAAAAAGTACCCATTTTTATAAAACAACCAGAAAACTGAACAACTAACAATTCCCTAAACCActcaggggaagaaaaggaaagttcaGAACATCTTTACAGCCCACTGAGATCAGACTCTTCTTTCTGAGATCGTAATCCAATAGACATACAGAAATGTTAGCCTTTATGGAACAAGAGTCACCTACATTTGCAAAGATGTGCTGTTCTGAAATCAGAGCTGACACTTACTTTCAAGATCTTCCCTAATGATGGTTGAAATAGGAACAGTTAATTCATATTCAAGTTTTtggtataaaaatataaatagaaaataaactgttagCTTCATTAAGGAATAATGGTATGGAAAGCATTCcattaaagcttttcttgttagCACAGGCGCTATGTATCAAATAGCACCTCCAAAGTTATTATTCTAGATACAGAAAAATTTGCCATCAGCTAAAATTAAACATGCTGCAACATGCAGCCCACTGAAATACAGCTTACAATCCACCACAAAccttgcaaaacaaaatacatacaCTGTAGGTTGCACACTGCCATGCTATTAATAGCATTCTTCCAGAAGGCTGGACTACTCTCCTGTACAATTGACACATCAGTGAGTAACCTCAACTGAATACAGCAAAAAGAGCACAGGTTTTGACTCCCATCCTGTACGATTTGCCAGATTAATGCTCTCATTACAACCCCGGAGTTCTGAAACTTAAATAGCTGTACTCCTCCCTGTTATTTCCTTTATACTTTACGAAAAAAGCAACTATTTCAACTGGTGTTCAAATAACATAGAAAGCTGATTTACACTTAATGAACATTGCTTCTAACTTAATAAACTTACaatattattacattttacaaCCTTCTTCACCACTTCCCCCATGCATACAGGATACCATTCATGAGCTAGCTATTATAAGCGGACAATGacttattatttttagtatGCATGCTCACTTTGACTTACGTATTTTATTACTACATaaagcaacacaaaacacacacaggctTGCCAAAGAGAATGAGCTGAAATTAATTCCTTGATTTAATATTAATCTgctatttagaaataattttttaagacACACATTACCTGCGTACACGTTCGACATCTTGATCAGTCCGCAGATATTTTTTAGCAGTCTCACCTTTTCCAAATGATGCTACATCTTCTGGGTTGACAAATGCCTATTTCCAACATAAACACACAAGAGGCATCAGAAGCCAGAATGTTTTTTGTAGTCAAGGCAGCTTGCTACAAAGGTCACTCTTTTACTAATGCCTCTACAAGCTCTCATAACTTACCTGAAGTTAAACACACAGGAAATAATAAATTGCTCACTGCATTACTGTTTTTTTGAGCCTAGTCTGTATGTAGCTTATGTGCTGACAAATGAATGTAATGTAATTTATGTATGTAGATAAAGCCTTGttgtaaaatggaaaagcaaagcagatgaCTAATGCTCAGCCTGAAGTAAGACCAGCAGGCTGAAGGAGCACAGGGACCTAAAAGGCAGAACTATTGTCTGTACTGCCTAAATGTCTTCTCAAATTATTTGAAAGCCCTTTTGgatctctttcttcttcaggaaTCTACACAGTAACAGCATCCAAGAGACTTACACTTATCTTCATTTATGACCAAATAagttccttcccttcctcttaaGTACAAATTTTTCCACTTATATGACCCATTATTACCTCCAAATACTGTAAGACACTAATTGAAAATAACACTTAATTCAGTTAGTGCAGGCTCCAGTAGATCTCTCCTTGCTGAAACCTGTAGTAGCATGTGCACTCTGTGGACAGTTCAGGCTATGCAGCATAAGTCAAGAAAACCTTCTGATTTTAGGAGAGCTACATGCTTGCTTTCTGAGGCAGCCTTGATCCCTCTTCATGAAATATCCTTGGCCCCAAAATTCTGGAGACACGTTAACAGTAACAATATCAGCAACATTTtaccctctcctcctccactgactgcttttctccattttctcttaaagttttaaagatcttttaatattaaataggaaataaaaatggtttTACTAATTAGTCTGTGTTATTACTGTCTGTCGTAAGAAAACCAAGTACTCCAAATTAATGAAGGCCCTATTGCCACCTGCGTAACATGGATCTCCACATGGTATGTGCATTAACACAGGACCATTACAACTGATGTGCTTCTGCAAGAGCGATAGGAAGTGAGGTTATGAGACAAACATCTGGGTCCTGTCTTGAACATACAAGACAGGCTGCGTGCTTTTCCGATCTTCAACTGTGACAAAGACCTAGAGAGCTATCAGAAACCAGCAGTAGCTCAAAAGCTCTGCTGGATCTCATGAGCAACAGAACAGTTCTGCAGGAACAAAGAGCAGCATTTCAACAAAAGGACTGCAGCAAAATTCTTGAATCACACACTAtcttgcagaagcagatcaCACTAGAATAGCCATATGGAGCAAACTTGGGGCCTCTTTCAGCACAGGAGCCAATTGTTTCCAACAGTGGCCATGAGCAGATGCCTAGAGAATAACAAGAAGATggcaaaacacaacacaaagcTTCGTATGAACACTCTCTCGCAAGCTAGATGCAGCTTCTGCATTGTTTAGTAAACTTCAGTGGATCTTTCATATACTTATCTAGCCTATGCATCAGTCCATGTACATTTTCAGCCTGTCTCatgttctagaaaaaaaatcaattttttaaagacaacaaTCTACCTTTAATGACAAGGCTAAAACAATTAGGGAAAGAAACGAGTGTTAGAATCACTGGACAAAAGGGTTATAGATGCATAAAAATCCACTTCATTACTCCTCTTCTGTCCCTACTAGTTAGTTATTAGTGCAAAATGGTTCTGTATCACactttatttgctttataaatCAGGTACCCTCGACACCAGCTTTCTGCAGAAGACAATGGAAATTACAGTTATGGAAAACTCTTATTTAAAAACTACACAAATGGTTTAGAAGGGTAGAGAAGTCAAATGCAATGGTAAGATACAGTCTCATAATTAGGTTAAAGACATCATCCATTTGAGATAAACAAAGCACCAGCATGCTAAATGCAGAATATCATtagaggagggaagaggaagaaaaagtacAGCGCTGGTATttgaaagctgaaaagaaagacCTATGGTATCTCTCTATTTCCATACAAGTTTAATCTATTCTACCAGACAGTACTCCCATTTTCTTACCTTCCTTGTGATTCTGAAGTACGCTGTTACAAGACTCATTAACATCATTTTTAGAAGAACAATAGTTGCATATGTAGCATAAGCCCGAAAGACGTCATTGTCAATTAACTGGGTCAG carries:
- the MGST1 gene encoding microsomal glutathione S-transferase 1 isoform X1 gives rise to the protein MKSGEMAKLTQLIDNDVFRAYATYATIVLLKMMLMSLVTAYFRITRKAFVNPEDVASFGKGETAKKYLRTDQDVERVRRGHLNDLENIVPFLGIGLLYALSSPELSTALLHFRIFTGARIIHTFAYLIPLPQPGRGLSWAVGYAVTISMAYKVLKTSLYL